In Achromobacter spanius, the following proteins share a genomic window:
- a CDS encoding response regulator transcription factor, which produces MKPVPVLLITHDDLLWQHWRTLDSTRWLAARGRGLADLQRWREQGRTLAVLDTGVPRLPSWQDPIWAPAVAGLHLVVASPSPNDEQGTQVLGAGAHGYCHSYAPAAALSQALEVVLSGGIWMGRSLVARLLKLVTERAQDSHSWDDGVLTERETTVARYAASGQANAQIAEALGITERTVKAHLSAVFEKLKVSDRLQLALLVHGISAPADTRSKIPS; this is translated from the coding sequence ATGAAACCTGTTCCCGTCTTGTTGATTACGCACGACGACCTGCTCTGGCAGCACTGGCGCACGCTGGATTCCACGCGCTGGCTGGCTGCCCGCGGGCGCGGCCTGGCCGACCTGCAGCGCTGGCGCGAGCAAGGCCGCACACTGGCCGTGCTGGATACCGGCGTGCCGCGCTTGCCGTCCTGGCAGGACCCCATCTGGGCACCTGCCGTGGCCGGCCTGCACCTGGTGGTGGCCAGCCCCAGCCCCAACGACGAACAAGGCACCCAGGTGCTGGGCGCTGGCGCCCACGGCTATTGCCACAGCTATGCACCCGCCGCCGCCCTGTCGCAAGCACTGGAAGTGGTTTTGTCCGGCGGGATCTGGATGGGCCGTTCGTTGGTGGCGCGCCTGCTGAAGCTGGTGACCGAACGCGCTCAGGACTCGCATTCCTGGGATGACGGCGTGTTGACCGAACGCGAGACCACGGTGGCGCGATATGCCGCCAGCGGCCAGGCCAATGCCCAGATCGCCGAGGCGCTGGGCATCACCGAACGTACGGTCAAGGCGCATCTGTCCGCTGTTTTCGAGAAGCTCAAGGTGTCTGACCGCCTTCAACTCGCCCTGCTGGTCCACGGCATTTCGGCGCCGGCCGACACGCGCAGCAAAATACCTTCCTGA
- a CDS encoding HlyD family type I secretion periplasmic adaptor subunit — MQNNPGQIKHGLLGGLWHKLRNIFVFFFDRLLDGADKGNREKRSDYVGNAEWVIHESQARSSRVLLCVALLATFLLIVWAATGSIDEVVRGEGKVVPSRQVQIIQSLDGGIVEEILVRPGQEVQAGQTLLKIDSTRFASSLGENNAEYLSLLARSARLNALATGEPFVAPEEVLKQAPGLVEMERNAYLARNTELNATINVAREQLKQREEDLRETIAKRDQASASCSLTSRELQVTRPLLKSGAVSEVDLLRLQRDVARYCGEQKGAEAQIDRFQASIKEAQSKLEESELNIRNQARSELSETNTKLATLRQGKLALADRVKLAEVRAPLAGTIKTLFNNTVGGVVQPGKDIIEIVPKDDTLLLEVRIQPRDIGFLHADQKAEVKFTAYDFAIYGGLEGKVEQIGADTVTDEKGNSYYVVRVRTDRSTVGDKLLPIIPGMVAEVHILTGKRTVLQYLLKPILRAKANAFTER, encoded by the coding sequence ATGCAGAATAATCCTGGACAGATCAAGCACGGCCTGTTGGGCGGCTTGTGGCACAAATTGCGCAACATCTTCGTATTCTTCTTCGATCGGCTGCTGGATGGCGCCGACAAAGGCAATAGGGAAAAGCGTTCCGACTATGTCGGCAACGCCGAATGGGTCATCCACGAATCGCAGGCCCGCAGTTCGCGCGTGCTGCTGTGCGTGGCGCTGCTGGCGACATTCCTGCTGATCGTCTGGGCGGCCACCGGCAGCATCGACGAAGTGGTGCGGGGCGAAGGCAAGGTCGTGCCGTCGCGCCAGGTGCAGATCATCCAAAGCCTGGACGGCGGCATCGTCGAGGAAATCCTGGTCCGTCCGGGCCAGGAGGTGCAAGCCGGCCAAACGCTGCTGAAGATCGATTCCACACGCTTTGCGTCCTCGCTCGGCGAGAACAACGCCGAATATCTGTCGTTGCTGGCCCGATCCGCCCGCCTGAATGCGCTGGCCACCGGCGAACCGTTCGTTGCCCCGGAAGAGGTGCTCAAGCAAGCCCCCGGCCTGGTCGAAATGGAACGCAACGCCTACCTGGCGCGCAATACCGAACTGAACGCCACCATCAACGTGGCGCGCGAACAGCTCAAGCAGCGCGAAGAAGACTTGCGCGAGACCATCGCCAAGCGCGACCAGGCCTCGGCCAGTTGCAGCCTGACGTCGCGCGAACTGCAGGTAACGCGGCCGCTGCTCAAGAGCGGCGCCGTATCTGAAGTGGACCTGCTGCGCTTGCAGCGCGATGTGGCGCGCTATTGCGGCGAACAGAAAGGCGCCGAAGCGCAGATCGACCGCTTCCAGGCGTCCATCAAGGAAGCGCAAAGCAAGCTTGAAGAATCCGAGCTCAATATCCGCAACCAGGCGCGCAGCGAGCTGTCGGAAACCAACACCAAGCTGGCCACCCTGCGCCAGGGCAAGCTGGCATTGGCCGACCGAGTGAAGCTGGCGGAAGTCCGCGCGCCCCTGGCCGGCACCATCAAGACGCTGTTCAACAACACGGTTGGCGGTGTGGTGCAGCCGGGCAAGGACATCATCGAAATCGTGCCCAAGGACGACACGCTGCTGCTGGAAGTCCGTATCCAGCCGCGCGACATCGGCTTCCTGCACGCTGACCAGAAGGCGGAAGTGAAGTTCACCGCCTACGACTTCGCCATCTATGGCGGCCTGGAAGGCAAGGTCGAACAGATCGGCGCCGACACGGTCACCGACGAGAAAGGCAATTCCTATTACGTGGTGCGCGTCCGTACGGACCGCAGCACCGTGGGCGACAAGCTATTGCCCATCATCCCCGGGATGGTGGCAGAGGTTCATATCCTGACAGGTAAACGCACCGTGTTGCAGTACCTGCTCAAGCCGATTTTGCGTGCCAAGGCGAACGCCTTCACCGAACGTTAA
- a CDS encoding retention module-containing protein, translating to MANSSPAIVNEISGRAWIRNSDGSLTELHQGSKVPAGSDIVTASGATVSLQVENGMPIVIGESREVAVNGDMAGPLADASEAAVAPPTGTDSDRLLAALQAGRDPFDELDPTAAIVAGGGDAGGSSFVRLARILESTSPLDLAYPNPARGDDTVSRAAGAGATGDDGDAAVTPPTVANNNAPNALNDASSGDQNSQVRGNLLNNDSDPDGDPLAITSINGRPMIPGGISVLGSTGGTFVVQPDGSYVFTPGGQYDYLAVGETATSTISYTITDPSGATSTATVVVTVTGTNDGPVSSALSNQTGIDAQTEVRYDVSDRFSDADTSDKLTFSATGLPPGLSIDPNTGIITGTIDHSASQGGANGVYTVVVTATDPSGASTSQEFAWNVSNPAPTATDDNGATDEDTSLNVDAQNGVLANDTDPDGDTLTVSQVNGQATNVGAAVAGSHGGTFTLNADGSYSFNPGSAFQNLPAGEKATSTITYTVSDGEGGTSTATLSVTVTGTNDTPILTPGVTLGDQASDDGQAITPVDVSKQFSDVDTGDVLTYSATGLPPGLTIDPTTGIISGTLDNSASQGGVQGVYAITITATDKSGASVSQDFSWDVKNPAPTAVNDSGATDEDSTLSVDAQNGVLANDTDPDGDTLTVSQVNGQATNVGAAVAGSNGGTFTLNADGSYSFNPGSAFQSLPVGEKTTSTITYTVSDGEGGTSTATLTVEITGTNDAPTAVALDNQSNMDGDTVDYNLAGFFNDVDSGDVLTYSVDYVPGGLTFDTATGTFSGQFAHWASDHTNTGVKGEYLITVTATDKSGASVTQTFVWNVGNPAPVATDDTGSTGQDNTLVVDHRTEGVLGNDTDPDGDALHVSHVNGDTAGVGTAVAGSDGGTFTLNADGTYTFNPGTAFQNLGLNQTTTTSITYTVSDFQGATSTATLTVTVTGTNDTPILTPGVTLGDQTGNDGQAITPVDVSGQFSDVDTGDTLTYSATGLPPGLSINPTTGLITGTLDNSASQGGVQGVYAITITATDKSGASVSQDFSWDVKNPAPTAVDDDGSTNQGAGLNVNAQDGVLANDTDPDGDTLTVSQVNGQAANVGSAIAGSNGGTFTLNADGSYTFNPGNAFNNLAAGEKAISTITYTVSDGEGGTSTATLTVTVTGTNDTPILTPGVTLDDQASDDGQAITPVDVSKQFSDVDTGDVLTYSATGLPPGLSINPTTGLITGTLDNSASQGGVQGVYAITITATDKSGASVSQDFSWDVKNPAPTAVDDTDATNQGAGLNVNAQDGVLANDTDPDGDTLTVSQVNGQAANVGAAVAGQGGGTFTLNADGSYTFNPGNAFNNLAAGEKAISTITYTVSDGEGGTSTATLTVTVTGTNDTPILTPGVTLGDQTGNDGQAITPVDVSKQFSDVDTGDVLTYSATGLPPGLSINPTTGLITGTLDNSASQGGVQGVYAITITATDKSGASVSQDFSWDVKNPAPTAVDDDGSTNQGAGLNVNAEDGVLANDTDPDGDTLTVSQVNGQAANVGAAVAGQGGGTFTLNADGSYTFNPGNAFNNLAAGEKAISTITYTVSDGEGGTSTATLTVTVTGTNDTPILTPGVTLDDQASDDGQAITPVDVSKQFSDVDTGDVLTYSATGLPPGLSINPTTGLITGTLDNSASQGGVQGVYAITITATDKSGASVSQDFSWDVKNPAPTAVDDDGSTNQGVGLNVNAEDGVLANDTDPDGDTLTVSQVNGQAANVGAAVAGQGGGTFTLNADGSYTFNPGNAFNNLAAGEKAISTITYTVSDGEGGTSTATLTVTVTGTNDTPILTPGVTLDDQASNDGQAITPVDVSGQFSDVDTGDTLTYSATGLPPGLSINPTTGLITGTLDNSASQGGVQGVYAITITATDKSGASVSQDFSWDVKNPAPTAVDDDGSTNQGVGLNVNAQDGVLANDTDPDGDTLTVSAVNGQATNVGSAIAGSNGGTFTLNADGSYSFNPGTAFQHLANGVSATTSIAYTVSDGEGGTSTATLTVTVTGTNSGPTSTAIANQSGEDSQTVVSLDVSSHFADADAGTGDKLAFSATGLPAGLTIDPNTGIISGKIDHSASQFGGTGVHTITVTATDLAGASTTQTFKWNITNPLPQADHDQANTDEDTSIQVTDVTKGVLANDVDPDGDPLHVSAVGGNANGVGQTVAGLNGGTFIIYADGTYSFNPGNDFQNLAEGQPGQTSVWYTVSDGEGGTSQALLTVTVMGKNDAATISGSSSGQVYEDSPAFASGKLTVSDPDANQSYVQAQASVPGKYGTFTVDANGNWSYQLNNALAEVQNLKAGETLTENFTVTSQDGTASSPVDVTIVGTNDAPVSGDASAHLAIGTSYVLKTSDFPFNDGVENDSFQSVVVTRVPGAGEGTLMFNNQPVTTGQVITVADIQAGKLVFTPSSAGGDATFDFSVRDSGGTAHGGQNTSADHTFTLSTDKLVLGNNASNTDLNGGGGNDILVGDRGGSVTAVEPGKNYNISLIVDVSGSMTDKIGNTKVTRIDLLKSSLVSLANQLADHDGVVNVRLIPFADTAQKGVTLNNLTPQNVHLLLNAIDGLKADGNTNYQDAFNKAVAWFNSQVSDGKDAAHDYQNLTFFLTDGNPTVYGSSGNQSNGAMQQAVDAAKPLVDGSGVLVGDNKVVMYGIGIGAGVNSDYLRFFDNTNATGTGSQKIQEGSGCNSNEYTVTGTVGQPQIVNSANELDAALQGGHSSTELAPVSSDTINGGEGNDIIFGDTINTDHLSWAGHAQGTHDGQGWQALVDFMTAQKNGVAPTTAEIYNYLQQHSAEFDKPNDTRGGDDFLYGGKGDDTLFGQGGNDYLNGGEGNDTLYGGTGKDILVGGKGNDILVGGAGSDTFRWELNDQGTAATPAVDRIKDFSTATPANNGDVLDLKDLLQHEENNPLTDYLQVKKEGNNTVINVSTNGDLQHNVDQKIILENVDLTNNGSLTSAQVINDLLNKGKLIVDHH from the coding sequence ATGGCCAACTCTTCTCCCGCAATCGTCAATGAAATCTCCGGTCGCGCGTGGATACGCAATAGCGACGGCTCTCTGACCGAACTGCATCAAGGCAGCAAAGTCCCCGCCGGCAGCGACATCGTCACGGCTTCGGGCGCCACGGTTTCCCTTCAGGTTGAAAACGGCATGCCGATCGTCATCGGAGAAAGCCGTGAAGTTGCCGTGAATGGCGACATGGCAGGCCCGTTGGCCGATGCCAGCGAAGCCGCGGTAGCGCCGCCCACCGGCACCGATTCCGACCGTCTGCTGGCCGCTCTGCAAGCCGGCCGCGACCCGTTTGACGAACTCGACCCCACCGCCGCCATCGTGGCGGGCGGTGGCGATGCCGGCGGCAGCAGTTTTGTACGCCTGGCCCGGATTCTTGAATCGACCTCGCCGCTGGATCTGGCCTACCCGAACCCGGCCCGAGGCGACGATACCGTGTCCCGCGCGGCGGGCGCGGGCGCGACTGGTGATGATGGCGATGCGGCCGTGACGCCGCCCACGGTTGCCAACAACAACGCGCCGAATGCGTTGAATGACGCCAGCAGCGGCGATCAGAACTCCCAAGTCCGCGGCAACCTGCTCAACAACGACTCCGATCCCGACGGCGACCCGCTGGCCATCACGTCAATCAATGGCCGCCCGATGATTCCGGGCGGCATCAGCGTGCTGGGCTCCACGGGCGGCACCTTCGTCGTCCAGCCCGACGGCAGCTATGTGTTCACACCGGGCGGCCAGTACGACTACCTGGCCGTCGGCGAAACGGCCACCAGCACCATCTCGTACACCATCACGGACCCCAGCGGGGCGACCTCCACGGCGACCGTCGTCGTGACGGTAACCGGCACCAACGATGGTCCCGTGTCCTCCGCGCTGTCCAACCAGACCGGCATCGACGCCCAAACGGAAGTCCGCTACGACGTGTCGGATCGTTTCTCGGACGCCGACACCAGCGACAAGCTGACGTTCAGCGCCACCGGCCTGCCGCCGGGCCTGTCCATCGATCCGAACACCGGCATCATCACCGGCACGATCGATCATTCCGCTTCCCAGGGCGGCGCCAACGGCGTCTACACCGTAGTCGTGACCGCGACGGATCCGTCCGGCGCCTCGACCTCGCAAGAGTTCGCATGGAACGTCAGCAATCCCGCTCCGACCGCCACGGACGACAACGGCGCAACGGACGAAGACACCAGCCTGAACGTTGACGCCCAGAACGGCGTGCTGGCGAACGACACCGATCCGGACGGCGACACGCTGACCGTCTCGCAGGTCAACGGCCAAGCAACCAACGTGGGCGCGGCCGTAGCCGGCTCCCACGGCGGCACCTTCACCCTGAACGCTGACGGCTCCTACAGCTTCAACCCGGGTTCGGCCTTCCAGAACCTGCCCGCTGGCGAGAAGGCGACCAGCACGATCACCTACACCGTCTCCGACGGCGAAGGCGGCACCAGCACCGCGACCCTGAGCGTGACGGTGACCGGCACCAACGACACCCCCATCCTGACCCCGGGCGTGACGCTGGGCGACCAAGCCAGCGATGACGGCCAGGCCATCACCCCGGTCGATGTCTCCAAGCAATTCTCTGACGTCGACACTGGCGATGTGCTGACCTACTCGGCTACCGGTTTGCCGCCCGGACTGACCATTGATCCGACGACCGGCATCATCTCCGGCACGCTGGACAACTCGGCCTCGCAAGGTGGTGTCCAAGGCGTCTACGCCATCACCATCACCGCCACCGACAAGAGCGGCGCTTCGGTCTCGCAAGACTTCTCGTGGGACGTCAAGAACCCGGCGCCGACCGCCGTCAATGACAGCGGCGCGACCGACGAAGACTCCACCCTCAGCGTGGATGCCCAGAACGGCGTGCTGGCCAACGACACCGATCCGGATGGCGACACGCTGACCGTCTCGCAGGTCAACGGCCAGGCAACCAACGTGGGCGCGGCCGTGGCTGGCTCCAACGGCGGCACCTTCACCCTGAACGCCGACGGCTCCTACAGCTTTAACCCCGGTTCGGCCTTCCAGAGCCTGCCCGTCGGCGAGAAAACGACTAGCACGATCACCTACACCGTCTCGGACGGCGAAGGCGGCACCAGCACCGCCACCCTCACGGTTGAAATCACCGGCACGAACGACGCGCCCACCGCGGTTGCCCTGGACAACCAGAGCAACATGGACGGCGATACCGTCGACTACAACCTGGCCGGCTTCTTCAATGACGTGGACAGCGGCGATGTGTTGACGTATTCGGTCGACTACGTACCCGGCGGATTGACCTTCGACACGGCCACCGGCACGTTCAGCGGGCAGTTTGCCCACTGGGCATCCGATCACACCAACACCGGCGTGAAGGGCGAGTACCTCATTACCGTGACGGCCACCGACAAATCTGGCGCCTCGGTGACGCAGACTTTCGTGTGGAACGTCGGCAATCCCGCGCCGGTCGCCACCGACGACACGGGCTCCACCGGACAGGACAACACGCTGGTGGTGGACCATCGCACCGAAGGCGTGCTGGGTAACGACACCGATCCGGACGGCGACGCCTTGCATGTCTCGCACGTCAATGGCGATACCGCTGGCGTGGGCACCGCCGTGGCGGGTTCCGACGGCGGCACCTTTACGCTGAACGCTGACGGCACTTACACGTTCAACCCTGGCACTGCCTTCCAGAACCTGGGGCTGAACCAGACGACCACCACCTCGATTACCTATACGGTTTCCGATTTCCAGGGTGCCACGTCGACCGCGACCCTGACCGTGACGGTGACCGGCACCAACGACACGCCCATCCTGACTCCGGGCGTGACGCTGGGCGATCAAACCGGCAACGACGGCCAGGCCATCACCCCGGTCGATGTCTCCGGCCAGTTCTCCGATGTGGACACCGGCGATACGCTGACCTACTCGGCCACCGGCCTGCCCCCAGGCCTGAGCATCAATCCGACCACCGGCCTCATCACCGGCACGCTGGACAACTCGGCCTCGCAAGGTGGTGTTCAAGGCGTCTACGCCATCACCATCACCGCCACCGACAAGAGCGGCGCTTCGGTCTCGCAAGACTTCTCGTGGGACGTCAAGAACCCGGCGCCGACCGCTGTCGATGACGACGGTTCGACCAACCAGGGCGCGGGCTTGAACGTCAATGCCCAAGACGGCGTGCTGGCCAACGACACCGATCCGGACGGCGACACGCTGACCGTCTCGCAAGTCAACGGCCAAGCGGCCAACGTGGGCTCGGCTATCGCGGGCTCCAACGGCGGCACGTTCACCCTTAACGCTGATGGCTCCTACACCTTCAACCCCGGTAACGCCTTCAACAACCTGGCCGCTGGCGAGAAAGCGATCAGCACGATCACCTACACCGTCTCCGACGGCGAAGGCGGCACGTCGACAGCGACGCTGACCGTAACGGTGACCGGCACCAACGACACCCCCATCCTGACCCCGGGCGTGACCTTGGACGACCAAGCCAGCGATGACGGCCAGGCCATCACCCCGGTCGATGTCTCCAAGCAGTTCTCTGACGTCGATACCGGCGATGTGCTGACCTACTCGGCCACCGGCCTGCCCCCAGGCCTGAGCATCAATCCGACCACCGGCCTCATCACCGGCACGCTGGACAACTCGGCCTCGCAAGGTGGTGTTCAAGGCGTCTACGCCATCACCATCACCGCCACCGACAAGAGCGGCGCTTCGGTCTCGCAAGACTTCTCGTGGGACGTCAAGAACCCGGCGCCGACCGCTGTCGATGACACCGACGCAACGAACCAAGGCGCGGGCTTGAACGTCAATGCCCAAGACGGCGTGCTGGCCAACGACACCGATCCGGATGGCGACACGCTGACCGTCTCGCAAGTCAACGGCCAAGCGGCCAACGTGGGCGCGGCCGTAGCCGGCCAAGGTGGTGGCACGTTCACCCTTAACGCTGATGGTTCCTACACCTTCAACCCCGGTAACGCCTTCAACAACCTGGCCGCTGGCGAGAAAGCGATCAGCACGATCACCTACACCGTCTCCGACGGCGAAGGCGGCACGTCGACAGCGACGCTGACCGTGACGGTGACCGGCACCAACGACACGCCCATCCTGACTCCGGGCGTGACGCTGGGCGATCAAACCGGCAACGACGGCCAGGCCATCACCCCGGTCGATGTCTCCAAGCAGTTCTCTGACGTCGATACCGGCGATGTGCTGACCTACTCGGCCACCGGCCTGCCCCCAGGCCTGAGCATCAATCCGACCACCGGCCTCATCACCGGCACGCTGGACAACTCGGCCTCGCAAGGTGGTGTTCAAGGCGTCTACGCCATCACCATCACCGCCACCGACAAGAGCGGCGCTTCGGTCTCGCAAGACTTCTCGTGGGACGTCAAGAACCCGGCGCCGACCGCTGTCGATGACGACGGTTCGACCAACCAGGGCGCGGGCTTGAACGTCAACGCCGAAGACGGCGTGCTGGCTAACGACACCGATCCGGATGGCGACACGCTGACCGTCTCGCAAGTCAACGGCCAAGCGGCCAACGTGGGCGCGGCCGTGGCCGGCCAAGGTGGCGGCACGTTCACCCTTAACGCTGATGGCTCCTACACCTTCAACCCCGGTAACGCCTTCAACAACCTGGCCGCTGGCGAGAAAGCGATCAGCACGATCACCTACACCGTCTCCGACGGCGAAGGCGGCACGTCGACAGCGACGCTGACCGTAACGGTGACCGGCACCAACGACACCCCCATCCTGACCCCGGGCGTGACCTTGGACGACCAAGCCAGCGATGACGGCCAGGCCATCACCCCGGTCGATGTCTCCAAGCAGTTCTCTGACGTCGATACCGGCGATGTGCTGACCTACTCGGCCACCGGCCTGCCCCCAGGCCTGAGCATCAATCCGACCACCGGCCTCATCACCGGCACGCTGGACAACTCGGCCTCGCAAGGTGGTGTTCAAGGCGTCTACGCCATCACCATCACCGCCACCGACAAGAGCGGCGCTTCGGTCTCGCAAGACTTCTCGTGGGACGTCAAGAACCCGGCGCCGACCGCTGTCGATGACGACGGTTCGACCAACCAGGGCGTGGGCTTGAACGTCAACGCCGAAGACGGCGTGCTGGCCAACGACACCGATCCGGATGGCGACACGCTGACCGTCTCGCAAGTCAACGGCCAAGCGGCCAACGTGGGCGCGGCCGTAGCCGGCCAAGGTGGTGGCACGTTCACCCTTAACGCTGATGGTTCCTACACCTTCAACCCCGGTAACGCCTTCAACAACCTGGCCGCTGGCGAGAAAGCGATCAGCACGATCACCTACACCGTCTCCGACGGCGAAGGCGGCACGTCGACAGCGACGCTGACCGTAACGGTGACCGGCACCAACGACACGCCCATCCTGACCCCGGGCGTGACCCTGGACGACCAGGCCAGCAACGACGGCCAGGCCATCACCCCGGTCGATGTCTCCGGCCAGTTCTCCGATGTGGACACCGGCGATACGCTGACCTACTCGGCCACCGGCCTGCCGCCGGGCCTGAGCATCAATCCGACCACCGGCCTCATCACCGGCACGCTGGACAACTCGGCCTCGCAAGGTGGTGTTCAAGGCGTTTACGCCATCACCATCACCGCCACCGACAAGAGCGGCGCTTCGGTCTCGCAAGACTTCTCGTGGGACGTCAAGAACCCGGCGCCGACCGCTGTCGATGACGACGGTTCGACCAACCAGGGCGTGGGCTTGAACGTCAATGCCCAAGACGGCGTGCTGGCCAACGACACCGATCCGGACGGCGACACGCTGACCGTCTCGGCGGTCAATGGTCAAGCGACCAACGTGGGCTCGGCTATCGCGGGCTCCAACGGCGGCACGTTCACCTTGAACGCCGACGGTTCCTACAGCTTCAACCCCGGCACCGCGTTCCAGCACCTGGCGAACGGTGTCAGTGCCACCACGTCGATTGCCTACACCGTCTCCGACGGCGAAGGCGGCACGTCAACCGCGACGTTGACCGTAACGGTTACGGGCACCAACTCAGGTCCGACCTCCACTGCGATCGCCAACCAGAGCGGCGAGGATTCGCAGACGGTCGTGAGCCTGGATGTATCGAGCCACTTCGCGGACGCGGACGCAGGCACGGGCGACAAACTCGCCTTCAGCGCCACCGGCTTGCCGGCTGGCCTGACGATTGATCCGAACACCGGCATCATCAGCGGCAAGATCGATCATTCCGCGTCGCAGTTTGGCGGCACCGGCGTGCACACGATCACGGTCACGGCAACGGATTTGGCTGGCGCGTCGACGACGCAGACCTTCAAGTGGAATATCACCAATCCGCTGCCCCAGGCTGATCACGACCAGGCCAATACTGACGAAGATACGTCCATCCAGGTCACCGACGTCACGAAGGGCGTACTGGCCAATGACGTGGATCCGGATGGCGACCCGCTGCACGTCTCCGCGGTGGGCGGAAATGCCAACGGCGTAGGCCAGACGGTCGCGGGCCTGAATGGCGGCACCTTCATCATCTACGCTGACGGTACTTACTCGTTCAACCCGGGCAATGACTTCCAGAATCTGGCTGAAGGCCAGCCTGGCCAAACCTCGGTCTGGTACACGGTTTCGGACGGCGAAGGCGGCACCAGCCAAGCCTTGCTGACCGTCACGGTAATGGGCAAGAACGACGCGGCCACCATCAGCGGCTCAAGCTCGGGCCAGGTCTACGAGGATTCGCCGGCGTTCGCCAGCGGCAAGCTCACGGTCTCCGATCCGGATGCCAATCAGAGCTATGTGCAGGCCCAGGCAAGCGTGCCGGGCAAGTACGGCACGTTCACGGTCGACGCCAACGGCAACTGGAGCTACCAGTTGAACAACGCGCTGGCCGAGGTGCAAAACCTGAAGGCCGGCGAAACGTTGACCGAGAACTTCACCGTCACGTCTCAAGATGGCACCGCATCCAGCCCTGTCGACGTGACCATCGTGGGCACCAACGATGCGCCGGTCTCTGGCGATGCGTCCGCGCATCTGGCTATCGGCACCTCGTACGTGCTCAAGACGTCCGACTTCCCGTTCAATGACGGCGTGGAGAACGACAGCTTCCAGAGCGTGGTCGTTACCCGCGTGCCTGGCGCCGGTGAAGGCACCCTGATGTTCAACAATCAGCCGGTGACCACGGGCCAGGTCATTACCGTGGCCGACATCCAAGCAGGCAAACTGGTGTTCACGCCCTCGAGCGCAGGCGGGGACGCCACGTTCGACTTCTCGGTGCGGGATTCGGGCGGCACCGCCCACGGCGGCCAGAATACGTCGGCCGACCATACGTTCACACTGAGCACCGACAAACTCGTCCTGGGCAATAACGCCAGCAATACGGATTTGAACGGCGGCGGTGGCAACGACATCCTGGTGGGCGACCGAGGCGGCTCCGTCACGGCCGTGGAACCGGGCAAGAACTACAACATCTCGCTGATCGTCGACGTGTCCGGCAGCATGACGGATAAGATCGGCAACACCAAAGTAACGCGGATCGACCTGCTCAAGAGCTCCCTGGTATCACTGGCCAATCAACTGGCCGATCACGATGGCGTGGTGAACGTTCGCCTGATTCCGTTTGCCGACACTGCGCAGAAAGGGGTGACGCTGAACAACCTGACGCCGCAGAACGTCCACCTGTTGCTCAATGCCATTGATGGTTTGAAGGCCGACGGCAACACCAATTATCAAGATGCCTTCAACAAGGCCGTGGCCTGGTTCAACTCCCAGGTTTCGGACGGAAAGGATGCGGCTCACGACTACCAGAACCTGACGTTCTTCCTGACGGACGGCAATCCCACCGTCTACGGGTCTAGCGGGAACCAAAGCAACGGGGCGATGCAGCAAGCCGTCGATGCAGCCAAGCCGCTGGTGGACGGATCCGGCGTGCTGGTTGGCGATAACAAGGTCGTGATGTACGGCATTGGCATCGGTGCGGGTGTGAACAGCGACTATCTGCGTTTCTTCGACAACACCAACGCCACGGGCACTGGTTCGCAAAAAATTCAGGAAGGCAGCGGTTGCAACAGCAACGAATACACCGTCACCGGCACGGTCGGCCAACCCCAGATCGTCAACAGCGCCAACGAACTTGACGCCGCGCTGCAAGGAGGCCATTCGTCGACCGAGCTGGCTCCGGTCTCCAGCGACACGATCAATGGCGGCGAAGGCAACGACATCATCTTCGGCGACACCATCAACACCGACCACCTGTCGTGGGCCGGCCATGCCCAGGGCACCCATGACGGCCAGGGTTGGCAGGCGTTGGTGGACTTCATGACGGCGCAAAAGAACGGCGTTGCCCCGACTACCGCGGAGATCTACAACTATCTGCAGCAGCACAGCGCCGAATTCGACAAGCCCAATGACACGCGCGGCGGAGACGACTTCCTGTACGGCGGCAAGGGCGACGACACCCTGTTCGGCCAGGGCGGCAATGACTACCTGAACGGTGGCGAGGGCAACGACACCCTCTACGGCGGTACGGGCAAAGACATCCTGGTCGGAGGCAAAGGCAACGACATCCTCGTGGGCGGCGCCGGCAGCGACACCTTCCGCTGGGAACTCAACGACCAAGGCACGGCCGCCACGCCCGCCGTGGACCGCATCAAGGACTTCTCGACGGCCACCCCCGCCAATAACGGCGACGTGCTCGACCTGAAGGACCTGCTGCAACACGAAGAGAACAACCCGCTGACTGACTATCTGCAGGTCAAGAAGGAAGGCAACAACACGGTGATCAACGTCAGCACCAATGGAGACCTCCAGCACAACGTCGACCAGAAGATCATTCTGGAGAACGTGGACCTCACCAACAACGGCTCGCTGACCAGCGCCCAAGTCATCAATGACCTGTTGAACAAGGGTAAACTCATCGTCGACCATCATTGA